From the Carassius carassius chromosome 45, fCarCar2.1, whole genome shotgun sequence genome, one window contains:
- the LOC132127880 gene encoding protocadherin gamma-C5-like isoform X21: MELNELFQRHLDWAAVWIVLNCLYFATHSSELLYSTAEDSKPGTIVGHLNKDLGMDVHMMLKREMRVISESNANYLDVDLTSGALVVKQTVDRESMCGGSLHCHTRIQISLQTPLEMHSVTVEIVDVNDNAPHFQSRNTSLEISEAAAPGTILRLESAHDPDVGVNSLRAYFLSQNDCFMLKVDTKSDGSKIPILVLNKPLDREKTSEFRLILTAVDGGSPEKSDNSAIFINILDVNDNAPHFHNPTKRITLLENSPHRTLVATLNASDDDHGQNGEITYMFDKYTPGNVLKLFSVDSMTGEIRVTGLVDHELANIYDVTVLARDKGIPPMEGSCNIKIEIIDVNDNTPAISINVVSPVISENVSSGTVIALIKVKDEDTGENGDVSVHIPYGLPFKMSLPYKGLFTLMTDGLLDREAVAEYTITVTATDSGSPPCSSQESFVLRLSDVNDNPPVFSQPSYSVDIAENNAPNALLLSVSASDPDLGENSTVYFSILESEALGRSVSSYVYINPDSGQIYAMRKFDYEQLNAFQFIVQVLDRGTPAQSSNTTVHVFIIDQNDHPPVLIYPAPPSDGTLQFLVPSTAGIGHLLNRITFVDGDSGHNAWLFYSLSGHDAEMFHIGAHTGELCTARRLTEEDSKSVFSFIVIVKDNGRPSLSTSMVVNITLAEKASDVSSERISSISTSPKVSNLTLYLIIILSFVITVSFLVIIFIVVRWLSHHGYVMCLMQKLGFKHTPREHQHNDLHLQLNTDGPIRYMEVVGASRNFNKHKYTHGFSTISSRSDFVFVKAPQSTLGMRLSKRLFTHSLMKQNPPNADWRFPPNQRPGPSGAGARPDEAGASAGVIAGTGPWPNPPTEAEQLQALMAAANASEAAATLGPRYNPQYGPDYRQNVYIPGSTATLTANPQQQVPQQALPPPQALPPVEAPKAAQTPASKKKPTKKDKK, translated from the exons ATGGAGCTTAATGAGCTTTTTCAGAGACATTTGGACTGGGCTGCAGTTTGGATTGTTCTTAACTGTTTGTATTTTGCGACGCACTCTTCGGAACTTTTATATTCTACGGCTGAGGATTCTAAACCAGGAACAATTGTTGGCCACTTGAATAAAGATTTAGGAATGGACGTTCATATGATGCTTAAAAGAGAGATGCGAGTCATATCGGAATCTAATGCTAATTATTTGGATGTAGACCTGACATCTGGAGCTTTGGTGGTCAAGCAAACAGTGGACAGAGAGAGTATGTGTGGAGGAAGTTTACACTGTCACACTcggattcagatttctcttcaaACTCCTTTGGAAATGCACAGCGTTACGGTAGAAATTGTGGATGTTAACGACAACGCGCCACACTTCCAAAGTCGAAACACTTCTTTGGAAATTTCAGAAGCGGCTGCGCCAGGCACGATATTGCGCTTAGAAAGTGCGCACGACCCTGACGTGGGTGTGAATTCACTGCGCGCTTATTTTCTTAGTCAAAACGATTGTTTTATGTTAAAAGTAGACACTAAAAGCGACGGAAGCAAAATCCCAATTTTAGTCTTAAACAAGCCCCTAGACAGAGAAAAGACGAGCGAATTTAGATTGATCTTAACTGCAGTGGATGGCGGCAGTCCAGAAAAGTCCGACAACAGTgccatttttataaatattttagatgTCAATGACAACGCGCCACATTTTCATAATCCTACAAAAAGAATCACTCTTTTAGAAAATTCACCTCATAGAACGTTAGTTGCTACTCTTAATGCCTCTGATGACGATCATGGTCAAAATGGTGAAATAACTTATATGTTTGATAAATACACCCCTGGAAATGTGTTAAAACTTTTTAGCGTGGATTCTATGACTGGTGAAAttagagttacaggattagtcGATCACGAGCTCGCTAATATATATGACGTCACTGTTCTTGCTAGAGACAAAGGAATACCTCCCATGGAGGGCTCGTGCAACATCAAAATCGAGATTATTGATGTGAATGACAACACTCCTGCTATCAGCATTAATGTGGTTTCTCCAGTAATCTCTGAAAATGTGAGTTCAGGGACTGTCATTGCCCTAATCAAAGTCAAAGATGAAGACACAGGGGAAAATGGCGATGTGAGTGTGCACATTCCTTATGGGTTGCCTTTCAAAATGAGTTTGCCATATAAAGGGCTTTTCACTTTAATGACCGATGGCCTGCTGGACAGAGAGGCTGTGGCTGAATACACTATTACTGTGACTGCCACAGACTCTGGTTCCCCACCCTGTTCCTCCCAGGAATCTTTTGTGTTACGTCTTTCAGATGTTAATGATAACCCCCCAGTCTTTTCACAGCCTTCCTACTCTGTGGACATAGCTGAAAACAATGCCCCAAATGCTCTCCTTCTGTCCGTGTCAGCCTCAGACCCAGATTTGGGTGAGAATTCCACCGTTTATTTCTCAATTTTAGAGAGCGAAGCTCTTGGAAGGTCTGTGTcctcatatgtatatataaacccAGATAGTGGGCAGATATATGCCATGAGAAAGTTTGATTATGAGCAATTGAATGCTTTTCAATTCATAGTGCAGGTTCTTGATAGAGGAACTCCAGCTCAAAGCTCCAACACTACGGTGCATGTATTTATTATAGATCAAAATGATCATCCTCCTGTCCTTATATACCCTGCACCCCCATCTGATGGGACACTGCAGTTTTTGGTACCTAGCACAGCTGGCATCGGACACCTACTCAATCGCATCACATTCGTGGATGGCGATAGTGGCCACAATGCTTGGTTATTTTACAGTCTCTCGGGGCATGATGCTGAAATGTTTCACATAGGTGCACATACTGGAGAGCTGTGTACAGCCCGTAGACTTACAGAAGAAGACAGCAAGTCTGTTTTTAGCTTCATTGTGATTGTAAAAGATAACGGCAGGCCTTCTCTTTCCACTAGCATGGTAGTTAACATCACCCTGGCTGAGAAAGCTTCAGATGTCTCTTCTGAACGTATTAGCTCTATCTCAACAAGTCCAAAAGTGTCTAACCTCACTCTGTACCTTATAATCATATTATCCTTCGTTATTACAGTTTCATTCCTGGTTATCATTTTTATAGTGGTGCGCTGGCTAAGTCACCATGGTTATGTTATGTGCCTCATGCAAAAACTCGGTTTCAAGCACACACCTCGTGAGCACCAACACAATGACCTCCACCTGCAGCTAAATACTGATGGTCCTATTAGATACATGGAGGTCGTGGGGGCCTCTCGGAATTtcaacaaacacaaatacacgCATGGTTTCTCCACTATCTCCAGCAGGAGCGACTTTGTGTTTGTTAAGGCCCCACAGAGCACTCTAGGCATGCGACTGTCAAAAAGActcttcactcactcactcatgaaG CAAAATCCACCTAATGCTGACTGGCGATTTCCTCCAAACCAGAGGCCTGGACCCAGCGG GGCTGGAGCTCGTCCTGATGAGGCAGGTGCCAGCGCTGGTGTGATCGCAGGAACAGGACCGTGGCCCAACCCCCCTACCGAAGCTGAACAGCTCCAGGCTCTGATGGCAGCAGCGAACG CAAGTGAAGCCGCTGCAACTCTCGGCCCTCGCTACAATCCACAGTATGGCCCAGACTACCGCCAGAACGTCTACATCCCAGGCAGCACCGCCACCCTCACGGCCAACCCTCAGCAGCAGGTACCCCAGCAGGCCCTTCCCCCTCCCCAAGCCCTTCCTCCTGTCGAAGCCCCCAAGGCAGCTCAGACGCCCGCCAGCAAGAAGAAGCCTACTAAGAAAGACAAGAAGTAA